Genomic window (Canis lupus baileyi chromosome 38, mCanLup2.hap1, whole genome shotgun sequence):
TGTAAATGAAGAGCAGGGGAACAAAACAGGAGACAGAGCTTCCCCAGGAACAAGGGAAGGCGGAGAAGATGAACTCCTGAGTGGTGCTTTGATTGGGGCTCTCCATTTTCTAGTTGAAAACAAGCACTTCCAACTCCCAGCGCACTCAACCTTGTGGGAGATGCCTACTAGTGGCCCAGAGGGAATGTGCTTACCAAATGCCAGCTCAGCTCTATGAGGATCCCTGCACTGGGGATGCAGAGGAAGACAAAGGACAAAGGAAGCAGCCCATACTCTGTAGATGTTTACAACTAAAGTTATAGTGTGGGAAAATATCCAGTCAGAAAGTAGAGTCAGTATTTTAGACCAATGAGTCTCTAATTTTAGGATCCTTCAGAACCATATGGAGGGCTTGTTAAAGCTCAGATTGCTGGTCTACCCTGAGAGTTTCTAATTCAGTAGATCCTGGAAAAGGCCAAATAATTCACATGTCTAACACATTTCTGGGTGATTCTAATCCTACTGGTTAGGGGGacctcatttaaaaatcattatgtttAGACAAAGAAAGAACTAGACAAGGCAGTGAAGGAacaaggtgatttttttccccctgtattcAGGTCACACTGATTCCCTGACAACTTCCCCACAATGGTTTCAGGATTCTTTCTTCAAGCTCCCAGGTCCTCATCTGATTCTTTACATATGATTTAATTGAGTATTTTGATGGCAAAGACAAACCATCACTGGTGAATTTCACccacttccttccctttcttctctaacacatcccctttctctatctccatatatatgtataatatcatAATATGTATATGTGACAATTGTTCAGACAATATTCAGGGGAGACAAATGATAGCaatttttacatgttttcttttttttttttaaggtaggccATACTaccttcttcatttccttcccttctcccttttctAGGAAATGGATCTCAAATGTGTTTTATACCAGAAGGCTTTGGTCAAATGCCATAACTAATGGAAAGTAACTATGTGAAGCCAAAAATGCAGATAGGTGCTCTAGTGGGATTGCAGGGGGCACTGGAATGGAGAGAGAAGCTGCAGGCTCTGTGGAACACGATGTAAACAACACATCGCAGGTATGGTCTTATTAATTTATTCCCTTTTCagaatcatttgttttattttcttcactgattctctcttctttattttattttttatttttatttattttttgattctcTCTTCTGCTATCAGATGTGCGCAAATCTTATCTTGAGAGGGAATTACTGTCTCTACACAGACAGTTCCTCTCCTTCGTACCAACATCATTTCCCCCTAATAAGTGGATATATATTTACTGTCTTCATTCCCTCCTGAATCCCTTTAAATCAATGATCTGCTCTCAATGCTCCATATCTCTTTTCTTAAAGTGTATTAGTGGCTTTCTGATTAAACACTCAATGGCTTCCATCTCTCCTCATTGCCACTGACCTCCAAAGGTCAATCAGGTGATTGACCTGATTcttgaaaatcttttcttttttgccttttgacGCCACACTATCCTGATTTGTCTCAGTACCTATTTTGCCTTCCACATACCCCCCAATTTctatctttgttcttttatttctaactccattttttttttttttacacagagaTCTTATTTACTCAAAACTGTTGATCAACTTATATTGGCTTCCTACTCTCATTAACTGATGTGACTCCAGGATTCCTTATTTTGGATCTCTCTCTGGACCCTCACATTTTCTTCAGAACCTTCCCACTTAGAGGCCTCACCTTGACCCAAACATGCAGACTCCACCTGTTACAGGCTGAAATATGTCCTCCCGAAGTTCacatgttgaagttctaacccctggtacctcagaatgtgactctaCTTGGAGAGAGAGTCTTCAAGGATATAATTAAATCAAATGAGGACAGTAGCATAGGCCCCAATCTGATATGACCAGTGATCATCTGAGAAGAGAAACTGTAGACTGACTCAGTTTCAGTGGGAGGACCATAGAAAGACTCAGGGAGAAGGCGGTCTCATACAAAACATAGagaaaggcctcagaagaaagcaACTCTGCCCAAACAtagatctcagacttccagcgaGTGTGCCCCCATTGTCCCTTgctgaatttcttatttttatttatctagatACCAGCATCACTCATTTTATATCCACTGTGCCCTCATTTCTCAAACCCAATTAATCATCAatctctgcttaatttttttcttgttccaccatcaatatcttttatttccattgccGTCACCCAAATTTGATGCCTACTCATAATGCTTAGAGCTTTGTAACAGGTTTCCAGAGGTCTTACATCTCATACAAGCTTCCATCCCCTCAAAGTTTGTCTGGCTAGAACATCAGTTTGCTAGTGTGACCTCCTTCCATCCTCCAATTGAGTTTCACATTCTCACCATTCTCTTCTTCCAAGATGGCTCAGCTTTAAAAAGGTATCAAGTCCTCTAGGAAGACACTTTCCTAATCACTGAAATAGGAGATCATAAACTgccttttctatatatatatatatatatattcatatatatatatgaatgacaatatataaatatatatatagttgacacacacacacacacacatatatatatatatatatgcctatcGATGATCATATCTATctatgccttttaaaatatttttccttaggtGCTTTGATTTTTCATATGCATATCTATTTTTTCCATAAGTTTTGATGTCCCCAGTGGTCATCATCACCACATCTTCTAACTGTGGCCCTCAGGGCAGGGTTGTACAGATTGAACCAAGCTACTAGTTCAAGAAGGTGCCTCTGAGCAGACCCAGACCTAATTCTCTAATCTCCTGAAAAGATATGGTCAAGCCAAAAAAGGGATAAGGAAGATCTAAACCTGAAAGGAAAACCATTAGACTTTCCCCCACTGAACTCTCCTCTATCTAAAACTAGTGATTGTAAATCCAGTGCAAATGTTAATGGTGTTTGTGCTGAACAGCTGACTGTAAATCTCACTTGATTCCAGAAACATTGACTCTTGAAACATTTCAGAAATCAATCACAATGttcatttgtggttttaaatCAACCACTTGAGCCTTGACCCCATTTCCTggggaattttaatatttaaaatttagtcCTTGATACTAACTTGCCCTATAATATTTTTCATGCTAATTCCTCCTTGCTCAAAATCTTCTCAACAGTTATTCACAGTGTCTGCATGCACACTAGGGTTATCTATTCTTATGCAGGTGGATTATTCTTTCTCTAGATATCTTCAATTCCCCCAAATTAGTTAATTCACTGACCTTGCTGCTGTTGGCTTCCAAAGTCGGACAAACATAGATGAAGATTCTATATTTCCCTGCCCTGATGTGGCCATCAACCTCCCTTGCTCTCCTGCTATGTCCCTACCCTGAGTCTTCCATCTAAACTGTATTTCCTTCACCAGTCAGTGATATATATAGACCTGATGCTCCCTAGCGTTTCTCCCTACCCTcccatttgtgtgtatatgtgtatcttTTCCTGATCATAACTAGAATGGGAAGATAGACTCTCTTGAGGATTTTACATAAACTAATTAAGATAAGAAAACAATTGTTCCCAGGATGGCTCCAATTAGGAAAAACAATTCAGCTTGGCAATTAGGAGAATCCCAGTTCTGGGGACAAATGAGAGAGTCTGGGAGACTGATGCATtggaataaatgtatttttaaaaacttcctttttCTGTAGTAATTCTGGTTAGATTGGCTGTTAATTGAATCAAAATGCTGAAAATCCAAGACTCAGATTTGAAAGAAGTTGATACAGCAGGGCATTTGTGGAATAGTGAAAAGTGAGATCTAAACTCCTGATTACTTATATCCAGGCCAAACTTAGGAAACAGCAGCCCTGCTTTTAAGCCATAAGATATTCCATTCTCTCTTTGAACTTCTCCTTCCTCGGGTCATGGGataagctcttttttaaaaagttctagttttgagatgcctgggtggctcagtggttgagcgtctgccttgcatgatcctgggatccgggatcaagtctcacgttgggctcctttgcagggagcctgcttctccctctgcctgtgtctctgcctctgtgtgtgtgtgtgtgtctctcatgaataaataaataaaagaaaaaaagttctagtTTTGTTATTGAAAACAACTATTGTAAACCCAAATCTGAATTTtaggaaattatattttcttttggaatatttCACGTGGGAATTagcagttaaaaatatattttcctaaaaattcCATGTTCACATTGACAAGTTCAACTTGATGCTAACACTGCACTTCAAAAGATGACTGCTTACTGATTCTTACTTTATAATTAAACTACAATTTATACTAGTATCAGGAATGTTCTTTGCTTATCTGATCCCAAATTGACAAGTCATTCTCTTGGACTTTTCCTTATGGTTGCAAAATAGATCTCTAAATATCAAGCATCATTTGCATGCTCAGGGCAGAAAATTTTGTGACTGAGAGTCTATCAACAAAAGCTCTCCCAGAAATCCTAGCAAATTATTGCCAACATCTTGATGGTGAGAACCCCTTAACAGAGGTCAGCAAAGAATAATAGGTTTAGCAATGAGTCTTGCATTAAACAACTGAGTCAACAGTATCTGCCATATCCTTTCTCACCTTAAAATATTACtctgaaaattaaattgaaatttaaaatcctaCACAATTTTaagcattgtatttatttataagactCCATGAAAGACATTGTTTATTACATAGAAACACTTTTACACTTGAAAACCAACAATGACATTTAATTCTGTTTCACCAGTTCCAAACTCAGGTAATGATTACCTTCAAATAGTATATGAAGTCATGTCTAAGAAACTTATATAGTTGCAGTCATTTgagatttattgaaaaaaaaaactcactattttcataaattatatgaaattataatatgaaagtatatctcattttttaatattttgaaacattACAACAACACTGAAATATGTAGTTACTTATTTAGTGgttgaaattttataaaacacaGGGCTCAATAGAAAAATTGGTGACACATAATATTTAAGAGTTAAAAAGAGCTGCTCtggttattaaatattaataaattattaaacaaattattccagtgattctcaaataaatgtatgtctgcattttgttttgttttgtctgcttAGACTGACAAAGAATACAATGAGTGATATACACTGCATGGAGTAATGTGTTGAAATATAAACCCTCAATATTGCTGGCTGTATAGATTTTTACAATATTTAGAATGGTGATTTGgaattatctatttcatttttaaaccatGAATACCATCAAATATTGCAGCTATATTTCGGGAATCAATCTTACAATAATATTGCAATGTGCAAACTTGTATGTAGTTTTTCACTGTGGCCTTTTCTATGattaaaagtgattaaaataaactcaaatttgCAGCAAATAGACATTAAATAAGTAACAGATGGGACAACTATAACTATAATACAAAACATGCTGCAGTTATTTTATGTGGAAATAATAGATCTCTGTGCTGTGACTTGGAGAGACATAAATGTGTTATTAACTCAGAAAATGTAACACTAATGGCTGTGATCTGCTTTTGTAAAAGAAAAGGGATTATATCTGAAtttatattgaaatttatttttaatttcctttgttttcattcttcctctattttttcctatacagctattttgttttgtttagctttAAGATATCTTTTGTATGTATGTTTTCTTGAAAGACatacatttgcattttatgtACATGTACTTTTTGTTTATATCAATTGTATTGAATTGATTTCATTGCATTGCTGTTTTCTTCAgtcagcattatttttttagttatttatgtttctttgtgTTCATTAAGTTTATAGTACCTAACACCTATATGACCCTCTGAAGTATTCACTCatcatattttaagtatttcttttccCATACTAGGTCACCGATTGCTACCAACTTCCCAACACCCAAACAACATCTTcacatatattaatttctttaggACATATTCCTAGGGACAGGATTACTAGGACAAAATACACTTGAATTTAAGTTCTACCAGATTTTTCTGCAAAATAtctacaccagtttacattcaCAGCTGggtatgtgtgtttttttgtctCTGCATCCCCTCCAACTCTGACCCTTAACAAAGAATTTAAGCATCACTTCATGTACTCAGGAGCCTTTTGCATTTATCATCTTTTAAATTACTTGTCTAGATCagttgctgattttctttttttttttttaagattttatttatttattcatgatagtcacacagagagagacagagaggcagagacacaggcagagggaggagcaggctccatgcagggagcccgatgtgggattcaatcccgtgtctccaggatcgcgccccaggccaaaggcaggcgccaaaccgctgcgctacccagggatcccagttgctgattttctttaagttctttttctattttcttggttttttaaagaagtctttttctttaagtataaGGATTTTTCTCActgaaaacaaactaaataaTTATGCAATAAGGAATGATATTATGGCTTCAGACAAAGACACACCAGATTACCTAACATAGCAGTTTCTAGTTAGAAAGCATCGTAGAGAGTTCATATGAATTTTGTATTATGTTTGTACTAACACAAAACATTTTGCTTATGTACATACAGCaagtaataagaataaaaaaggagaatttctACAATGCCTCAATATGTTgtgtatatttcttattttcacatGGCTTGAAGAGCTTTTTTATTGAACTTTTATtctaccttaaaatatttttaatgttctaacTTTATTTTCAAGCACTGATCAAGTGTTAGGTGACTATAAGCCACAAAAATGATGAAGACAATGGTATAGAAAAGAGAATGTAACTTCCAAAGAATGGCTCTCCATATCTCTTCACCTCCCCTTCAACACCTAAATAATGTTTCtaaataatcaaaaatttccTTAAtgtgtaaaatttcttttttacacacacagacacattcacacacacacacaatcaggtAGCATGGTTAAGTAACCACACCTTTGATGCAAGTAATCTTTCTGAAAatgatagaattaaaaaaaattaagaatacaatTCTAAAATACTTACAACCTAAAACAAGATCTTAAGATTCAAATAATAAGCACCAGTTACTAAATTTATGCCATCCCAGGCTGGTGCAATGACAAAATGCCCACAAGGCAGacattaaaacaataatcatttaGTCTCATACTCGTAAGTCTGTTCATCTGCTGCAACAAGATGAGTTAGGCTGGACTCCTGGCTCTCGGTTCTGGTTCTGGACTCTAGACACCAGGCTTCGGGCAGGTTGGGTTCAGGTCTGCTCCACATGTCTCTCATTCTCTGAACCAGAGACTCTCAGTGACATGGCCTCATGTGTCCAATGTTGCAAGAGAAGCAGCTACTGAGGACAAATCCAACTATAAAGGCACAGATTTGATCTCCATTGGCATCCCAAtcatcaaataaagaaaaaggctGATCCAGTGTTGTGGGGCAGGAAAGTATACGGTACCTGCCATGAATCCACTCATTGCAAATTTGTCAGTTATAATTCTGTTACAGGGGTGTGAAGAACCAGGACCAACTCAATTTACCACGGAAATTTATCACTCTATTATGGTCCAATTTCAACTTGTCAGTGATAGAATTGACAGCTCCACAGAATAAGCAGATTTCTTATTTAATCTATATCAACTGCTATTAGAGTTGTATTGAAAGTGCCACATTAATGCATTACCAGTgcaaactttataaaaatagtatctttacCAACAGCTATAAATATATCTGCACATTTTACTTTAATAAGTCAGCTTCTTGAAatttatcttgaaaaagaagttcttgaaaatgaaaagaactttATGTGAAAAAATTACAGTTGCCATATTTATAAGAATGATGATAGTCAGGAAGCAATATAGAGGGTCAAAATAGAGAAATAACTTGTACATCCaatcagtaaaatattttgtcatatttaagCTGATTGATATAAGTACTTTGTAGTAACATGGATAAATTTCAGCATATAATTTTgagttctaaaatatttattaccaagTCACATAGGTATTATATTAAAACCactacataaattatatattttagctCTGATATGGTAGGGAAGATAGACGATTTCTTAAGAGAGATGAATTAAATCATCAATAAATTTCATTGACTATAAAGGTAGATAAAtgcatttattataataaatcttAACACTCTTGCACTGATCCTACATAAGATGGTAAGTTCCCACAGGTAGGGATCTGATTTTCTCAACTGCTCTTTATTGTAGTTAACATAATACCAAATGCAGTCCATGATGCTCCCGTTCGTGACAGCATCACATGCAGAGCACACACGTACACAGATCTCAGAATACCAGCAAGCCtgacaagaaaggaaacaaaggtaGGGCATCAAGTCTACAATCTGGGTGCCGGGAACTCTCACTTATGCTTAATGTCCAGTAACTGCCTAAAAGAACTTGAACAAGTCATCTTAATGTCATGGGGAGTGAGCTGCATGGGCTCCATCAGGTCACTGGGAGCTTTGTAAAGAGATGGCATTAAAAGGCAATACCTGTATGattaatattgataaaattaatcattttaaagtaaaagagtaaattaaaatcaattaaaatcaaacaaaatgggGTGTCTTGAgtggcttagtcatttaagcatcctactcttggttttagctggggtcatgatctcggggttgtgagattgagtcctgcatggagctatgcactgagcagggagcctgcttctctccccctctctctccccttctctctctctaaaaatataaataaacaaatacataaaatcttaagcaTCAAATAAGATGGGagatacaagaaagaaaacagtccACTGATCCTAAAAAGTAAGGAGTGGAATTGGTATGTTTGTCATCTCTGTGAGTTCTCAGAGAACTTCATCAGTCTACCTACCAGCTCGTGGAGAAGAAATTTGGACTAATTGAGTAATTATTTTAAGTTCTACTGTCTGTGGGGCTGATATTTCATGAAAGCTCCATTTGTGTAGAGGACGCGTGTGTAAGTCACCTACCAGGTACATTAAACACCTTTTGAGGGCAAAGGAGTTTCTTAATAGCATCTTTCATATCCTTATTTCTCAGACTGTATATAATGGGATTGAAAAAGGGGGCGAGGACAGAGAAGGTCAGAGCAATGGCAGCATCCCAGAATGGTGTATACGTGGCAGAGAATCTAAGATACATGAGGGCCACGCTGCCGAAAAATAGCAGGAAGACAGCAATGTGGGCGGCACAGGTGGAGAAGGCCTTTTTACGGCCCTCTGCAGAAGGGATGCCCAGGATCACGGTGACAATTCTGATGTAGGAAAGGGAAATGATCAGACCTGTTATCAGAATGGCCAGAGCATGAATCACATCTTGCACCAGGATCACAGAGGCATCAGTACAGGCTAAACGTAATAACGGTGTGAAGTCACAGAAGATCTGATGGATTTGGTTGGGGCCACAGAAGGGCAGAGTAGAAATCCACACAATCTCAGGTAGAAGGATGAGGAGACCAAAGATACAAGAGCCTGCAGAGAGCTGAGCACACAGCCGAGGGGTCATGATGGTCAGGTAGCGGAGTGGGTTGCAGATGGCCACGTACCTGTCAATGGCCATGACAGTCAGCAGGGCTCCTTCAGTGTTCCCAAGGGAATGGAAGAAGTACATCTGCAGGAGGCAGCCGGTCATGGAGATGGTCTTCTTCTCACTGATCAGGTTGGAGAGCATCTTGGGGATGGTGGCTGTGGTGTACCAGACCTCCAGGAAGGAGAAGGTGCTGATGAAGTTGTACATAGGGTTGTGGAGGCGGGCATCCATCCTGACCGCAAAGAAGATCAATAGATTCCCAACGACAACAAAGGCGTAGATGAAGAGTAAGGGGAAGAAGTACAGGAGGCCACCATCCTGGAGCTGGGGGAAGCCAGTGAAGACAAATTCCATCACTGCTGACAGATTTGCACCCTCCATGTGCCCAGCAGAGCTCCCTGTGAATGCAGGAGAGGTTATGCCCAACTAACAGAGAAGGGAATCAATACAGTATAACCCTAAATATTATTTCGGTGCCTGGTGCTTTGTGTTCCAACATTTCCCAGGTTCAAAATAACCAGTGACTTGCCTGTATCTGTGATCTTTTTATTTAGGACACAGCATAGCATAATGATTAACGAATAGCAGGGGTTCCAATCAAACATATGAGCCTGAATTCTCATCCTGCCACATATTATTTGGATGATAATGAGCCAGTTACACAATGTCTCCGAGGCTTAGCATCTCCTTCGGTAGCTGAAAACATATTAGTGCAACCAGAGTTGTgagtattaaataaattaatgtctCAAAGTCCCTGGCATTGATGCTTAATGTCTGTTATCATTTCCTTCCTAGATCAGCTTTCTTAATATTAGCACCATTTTGTTCAGATCTTGTTCACTCCTCAACCATTTGCTGTGTGAATCCCCTCTTTACTGGCGCTTACAGAAGCCATTCTGTCCTGTGTGTCAGGGACATGATAACTGTAAAACAATGGAGAGTTTCAGTTATTATATTATGTCCATACTTTTGTGCCAGAAACTCCTGATTACTGCtctttgaagattttctcccttgGCTCTCATGAAACCCCACTCCAGCTGTTCCTAGACAGCTGTTCTAGGAACTGTTCCTGTTCCTAGACAGTAGCCTCCTCTCAGCTGTGTGTTATATCATTGTTTCCTAATTTTATGTATTATGGACCAATCTTCTCTGCTCATTCAGTACATGGCTATATACTGCAAGGTCCTGCTATGGACCCTAAGATCATGTTCCTCTACACTCCGTTGATGAACACATAGTTGTCAAACCTCTGTCTCCAGCACAGGTGTGTTTCCCAGACTTCAGACCCACAtatccgccccccaccccccgccacctgCCACTCTCTCCCGCACTATGGTGGTTTTCATGGTTCGCTGCCACCTCCCTGGGATCGTTGGCTTTGTGAATGGCAACCCTCTTCTTGGAAGGCCTTCAGACTCACTTTTCTTCACTGGGAAACTCTTGGGATTCCTTCAGGTTTCGGCTCAGCCACTGCCTCCTATCAGAAGCCTCACGATTGTTGCTGTGCTCTCATCTCCTTCCCGACATTGatacacgtgtgcacacacatgcacacacacacatctgggtTCTACTCATGTGTCCTTCACGGGGCCCCTGCCATAAACCTTACCATGTTTCATTGCAATTCTTGTATCTGTTTCAATTCACTGTATTGTGAACGTCTATCAGGGCAGGATCAGCTTTTTGTCTTTCGTGCCCCTTAAGATGTATTAAGTACTTGAGAGTAGCTTCTTTTATAATGAATAGGTTTGGATAAGACTTGAAACCATCATTAAAGCCAGAAAAATCCAGAAGCAAGGCAGGTGGGAAGGAAAGCATAAACATTCGTATCTTAGAGCATCACACAGTCTAAATAACTGGTTATAATTTCTGATTGAAAATATGCAGAGCCCATAGCTCCAATGATGGAACTTTCTCAGAAGCCCTAGTGCAGGGCCCAAATTCAAGCCTTCTCAAATCTTCACTGAGTCTTTAGGGTGTGTTTCATCCCAAATATGGGAGGAATTGGATGCTTTCTCCCCCAGACCTCAGTGACGCTAGGCTTACCTCTGACAGATACAGGAGGGCTCTTTcttctccctgggtctctgcatTTCCAAATGTCCTTTCACCCTCTCTTAGGACTTGTTATAGCCATCCTACAGAGGACACTAGAGGGGAAATGAGCTCCACTGAGGATGTATCCCCTGGTAAATAAGTAGAAATCAATCTTTTCTCTCATGGGGTCAATTATCAGAGCACCTCTGCACTATCTTCTCATTAGATCTCCAGGTCAAAGGGGATTCAGTGCTTCATGGAAGATTCACAGATCCTGGTGACCATTGCTACCGCCTTTTTCTTGTCATCATTATGATTTAACCGGTCAGTCTCCATCTTGGTATGGAATTGGGAGGGCTCCATACAAAGAACAGTTTGGGCAGACCTCATCCTTACAAAAACACAGATCAC
Coding sequences:
- the LOC140626873 gene encoding olfactory receptor 6K3-like; this encodes MEGANLSAVMEFVFTGFPQLQDGGLLYFFPLLFIYAFVVVGNLLIFFAVRMDARLHNPMYNFISTFSFLEVWYTTATIPKMLSNLISEKKTISMTGCLLQMYFFHSLGNTEGALLTVMAIDRYVAICNPLRYLTIMTPRLCAQLSAGSCIFGLLILLPEIVWISTLPFCGPNQIHQIFCDFTPLLRLACTDASVILVQDVIHALAILITGLIISLSYIRIVTVILGIPSAEGRKKAFSTCAAHIAVFLLFFGSVALMYLRFSATYTPFWDAAIALTFSVLAPFFNPIIYSLRNKDMKDAIKKLLCPQKVFNVPGR